The following coding sequences are from one Collimonas arenae window:
- a CDS encoding ectonucleotide pyrophosphatase/phosphodiesterase — MKNIIADLSLRELFCVVLVVLITGCAQIAPKPVAQDDKTPQPVPVILVSIDGFKPDYLKRGVTPHLNSLAEQGARAEAMLPSFPSITFPNHYALVTGLRPDRNGVVGNTMEDKEIPNVRFSLGNREALADRRWWDEAEPVWSTAEKNGVRTATMFWPGSETAIQGVRPGQWRRFDSKVPANDRVDTVLGWLDQPISSRPAFLTLYFDEVDHSGHEYGPDAPQTTQAAAHVDAAIGRLMAGLKARNMKANIVIVSDHGMAAMSRQRVIRLDQIAEKSSYRLITSGTYAGLEAEPGQENTLALALLKPHDHMQCWRKEEIPARFHYGSNARVPRFICLAEVGWQIAASDKAAEHTPAGGHGYDNQAPEMQAIFIAAGPSFKSDIVVAPFDNVDVYPLVMRLIGLKPLPSDGGPTLMSTLN, encoded by the coding sequence GTGAAAAATATTATTGCCGATCTGTCCTTGCGCGAATTGTTCTGCGTAGTGTTGGTTGTCTTGATTACTGGTTGCGCGCAGATTGCGCCCAAGCCGGTCGCGCAAGACGATAAAACGCCGCAGCCTGTCCCGGTGATTCTGGTGTCGATCGATGGCTTCAAACCGGATTATCTTAAACGCGGGGTCACGCCGCATCTCAATAGCTTGGCGGAGCAGGGCGCCCGCGCAGAGGCGATGCTGCCGTCTTTTCCCTCCATCACGTTTCCTAACCACTACGCGCTGGTAACGGGTTTGAGGCCGGACCGCAACGGCGTTGTCGGCAATACGATGGAGGATAAAGAGATACCGAACGTGCGTTTTAGCCTCGGCAATCGAGAAGCTTTGGCGGATCGCCGCTGGTGGGATGAAGCTGAGCCGGTGTGGAGTACAGCGGAGAAAAACGGCGTGCGTACAGCGACCATGTTCTGGCCTGGATCCGAGACAGCAATCCAAGGTGTCCGCCCTGGCCAATGGCGCCGCTTCGATAGCAAGGTGCCTGCGAATGATCGCGTGGACACCGTACTTGGGTGGCTGGATCAACCGATCTCGTCCCGCCCCGCTTTCCTGACGCTCTATTTTGACGAAGTCGATCACTCCGGACATGAGTATGGTCCTGACGCGCCGCAAACTACCCAGGCGGCGGCTCACGTCGATGCGGCGATCGGGCGTCTGATGGCTGGACTGAAGGCACGCAACATGAAGGCCAACATCGTCATTGTGTCTGATCATGGCATGGCGGCAATGAGCAGGCAGCGTGTCATCCGGCTGGACCAGATCGCAGAAAAATCAAGCTATCGGCTGATCACGAGCGGCACCTATGCCGGATTGGAAGCCGAGCCGGGGCAAGAAAATACGCTGGCGCTCGCACTGTTGAAACCGCACGATCACATGCAGTGCTGGCGCAAGGAAGAGATACCGGCACGCTTTCACTATGGCAGCAATGCGCGCGTACCGCGCTTCATCTGCCTTGCGGAAGTCGGCTGGCAAATTGCCGCCAGCGACAAGGCCGCAGAACACACGCCGGCCGGCGGACATGGCTACGACAACCAGGCTCCGGAAATGCAGGCGATCTTTATCGCTGCAGGGCCGTCATTTAAATCAGACATCGTGGTGGCGCCATTCGACAACGTTGACGTTTATCCTCTTGTGATGCGGTTGATTGGTCTAAAGCCGCTGCCGTCGGATGGCGGCCCGACATTGATGTCTACCTTGAATTAA
- the cynS gene encoding cyanase: protein MISDRNEVTSMILSAKVSKGIKWHQVAEAIGMSKEWTTAGCLGQMTFNRAQAERVGEIFGLSDEAVAWLQVVPYKGSLPTAVPTDPLLYRWYEIVSVYGTTIKELIHEEFGDGIMSAIDFSMDIQREADPKGDRVNVVLSGKFLPYKSY, encoded by the coding sequence ATGATTTCCGATCGCAATGAAGTAACCAGCATGATCCTGTCAGCGAAAGTCAGCAAAGGCATCAAATGGCACCAAGTGGCTGAGGCCATTGGCATGAGCAAGGAATGGACAACGGCCGGCTGCCTGGGCCAGATGACCTTCAACAGGGCCCAAGCCGAACGAGTCGGCGAGATTTTCGGCTTGTCCGACGAGGCGGTTGCCTGGCTACAGGTGGTGCCCTACAAAGGCTCGCTGCCGACGGCGGTACCGACCGACCCGCTGTTGTATCGCTGGTACGAGATTGTCAGCGTCTACGGCACCACGATCAAGGAATTGATCCACGAAGAATTCGGTGACGGCATCATGAGTGCAATCGATTTTTCAATGGACATCCAGCGTGAAGCCGACCCCAAAGGCGATCGCGTCAATGTCGTGTTGTCGGGAAAATTCCTTCCCTACAAGAGCTATTGA
- a CDS encoding DUF1348 family protein, which yields MSSDSNLRPPLPPFTLETAIKKVRLAEDGWNSRDAAKVALAYSLDTRWRNRAEFANNRDEAQAFLDRKWKKELDYRLIKELWAFGGNRIAVRYAYEWHDDSGNWFRSYGNENWEFGEDGLMQKRYACINDMPIKEAERKFRWALGRRPDDHPGLSELGL from the coding sequence ATGTCATCCGATAGCAATCTTCGTCCGCCACTTCCGCCGTTCACACTTGAGACGGCCATCAAAAAGGTACGCCTTGCCGAGGACGGTTGGAATTCGCGAGATGCTGCCAAGGTAGCGCTGGCTTATTCACTCGACACCAGGTGGCGCAACCGCGCGGAATTCGCGAACAATCGCGACGAAGCGCAAGCGTTCCTTGATCGAAAGTGGAAGAAAGAGCTGGACTACCGGTTGATCAAAGAATTGTGGGCCTTTGGAGGCAATCGGATTGCGGTGCGCTACGCGTACGAATGGCATGATGATTCCGGCAACTGGTTTCGCTCGTACGGTAACGAAAACTGGGAGTTCGGCGAAGATGGCCTGATGCAAAAACGTTACGCGTGCATCAACGATATGCCGATCAAGGAAGCGGAGCGCAAGTTTCGTTGGGCATTGGGAAGGCGTCCCGACGATCATCCGGGTTTGTCCGAGCTAGGCCTTTAA
- a CDS encoding TetR/AcrR family transcriptional regulator: MNDISPNETQKKILEATERLIYAGGICATGMDLIVKTSGVARKSIYRYFLNKDELVAEVLRRRDERWMQWFTDETNRANTPTERLLSMFSVLEKWFVSADFRGCAFINAAGEIGDADDPIRAVAKEHKIKLLNFLRQLAEECRVEDPAELASELLVLVDGAITVALVTGNKESARSAQNVARKLLGL; the protein is encoded by the coding sequence ATGAACGATATCTCCCCAAATGAAACCCAGAAAAAAATCTTGGAAGCGACTGAACGCCTGATTTACGCAGGCGGGATTTGTGCGACGGGAATGGATTTAATCGTCAAGACTTCGGGCGTGGCGAGGAAAAGCATTTATCGGTATTTCCTCAACAAGGATGAATTGGTCGCAGAAGTGCTGAGAAGACGCGACGAACGCTGGATGCAGTGGTTTACCGACGAGACCAATCGAGCCAACACGCCCACCGAGCGCCTGCTTTCGATGTTTTCTGTGCTTGAAAAGTGGTTTGTCTCTGCTGATTTCAGGGGCTGTGCATTCATCAATGCCGCGGGCGAAATAGGCGATGCAGACGACCCGATTCGCGCGGTTGCGAAGGAACATAAGATCAAGTTGCTCAATTTCTTGCGGCAGCTTGCAGAAGAATGCCGTGTTGAAGATCCGGCAGAACTGGCCTCGGAGCTTCTCGTCCTGGTCGATGGTGCAATTACGGTAGCGTTAGTAACCGGCAATAAGGAGTCGGCTCGGAGCGCGCAAAATGTTGCTCGCAAATTGCTGGGTCTTTGA
- the lipA gene encoding lipoyl synthase — protein sequence MTTETNSSLPTETGVAAAGYNPSEKQKGANKTSRIPIKIVPIERLQKPDWIRVKAASPSSRFYEIKDILRANNLVTVCEEASCPNIGECFGKGTATFMIMGDKCTRRCPFCDVGHGRPDPLDVNEPENLAKTIAALKLNYVVITSVDRDDLRDGGAGHFAECIRHVRALSPNTRIEILVPDFRGRMDRALEILNLAPPDVMNHNLETAPRLYKEARPGSDYEYSLNLLKRFKALHPNTPTKSGIMVGLGETDEEVLQVMRDMRAHDVDMLTIGQYLMPSGNHLPVRRYVHPDVFKMYEEEAYKMGFAHAAVGAMVRSSYHADQQAHDAGMAVKNQ from the coding sequence ATGACAACCGAAACCAACTCGTCGCTGCCAACCGAAACTGGCGTTGCTGCTGCCGGCTACAACCCGTCCGAAAAGCAGAAAGGCGCCAACAAGACTTCGCGCATTCCGATCAAGATCGTTCCAATCGAGCGCCTGCAAAAGCCGGACTGGATCCGCGTCAAGGCGGCATCGCCGTCGTCGCGCTTCTACGAAATCAAGGACATCCTGCGCGCCAACAACCTGGTGACGGTATGCGAAGAAGCCAGTTGCCCGAACATCGGCGAATGCTTCGGCAAAGGCACTGCAACCTTCATGATCATGGGCGACAAGTGTACCCGTCGCTGTCCGTTCTGCGATGTCGGCCATGGTCGTCCTGATCCGCTCGACGTCAACGAACCGGAAAACCTGGCCAAGACCATCGCTGCGCTGAAATTGAACTACGTTGTCATCACCAGCGTCGACCGCGACGATCTGCGCGACGGCGGCGCCGGCCATTTCGCCGAATGCATCCGCCACGTGCGTGCGCTGTCGCCAAACACCCGCATCGAAATCCTGGTGCCGGATTTCCGCGGCCGCATGGACCGTGCTCTGGAAATCCTCAACCTGGCGCCGCCTGACGTGATGAACCACAACCTGGAAACTGCGCCGCGCCTGTACAAGGAGGCGCGCCCGGGTTCGGATTACGAATATTCGCTGAACCTGCTGAAACGCTTCAAGGCCCTGCATCCGAACACCCCGACCAAATCCGGCATCATGGTCGGCCTCGGCGAAACCGATGAAGAAGTGCTGCAAGTGATGCGTGACATGCGCGCTCATGACGTCGACATGCTGACAATTGGGCAGTACCTGATGCCAAGCGGGAATCACCTGCCGGTACGGCGCTACGTGCATCCGGACGTCTTCAAGATGTACGAAGAAGAAGCCTACAAGATGGGCTTTGCCCATGCCGCCGTAGGCGCGATGGTGCGTAGTTCCTACCATGCAGACCAGCAGGCACATGATGCCGGCATGGCTGTGAAAAATCAGTAA